A stretch of Crossiella cryophila DNA encodes these proteins:
- a CDS encoding RNA polymerase sigma factor: MDVEPRQAGFEAVAQGLIEPLRRYLARRTDPATADDVLSETLLVCWRRRAELPVEPLAWAYAVARNCLANAERARRRQDRLLVRIWQLARPPEQAPPEPPPAGSDPDPELAAALARLSAVDAELVRLWAWEELGPAEIALVVGLSPNAVSIRLHRARQKLRSMLPEHERAQAEVERP, from the coding sequence GTGGACGTGGAGCCGCGCCAGGCCGGGTTCGAGGCGGTCGCGCAGGGGCTGATCGAGCCGTTGCGGCGGTATCTGGCCCGGCGGACGGATCCGGCGACCGCGGACGACGTGCTGTCCGAGACCCTGCTGGTCTGCTGGCGGCGGCGGGCCGAACTCCCGGTCGAGCCGCTGGCCTGGGCCTACGCCGTGGCGCGGAACTGCCTGGCCAACGCCGAGCGGGCGCGCCGCAGGCAGGACCGGCTACTGGTGCGGATCTGGCAGCTGGCCAGGCCGCCGGAGCAGGCCCCGCCCGAGCCGCCGCCGGCCGGGTCGGATCCGGATCCGGAACTGGCCGCCGCACTGGCCAGGCTGTCCGCGGTGGACGCCGAACTGGTGCGGCTGTGGGCCTGGGAGGAACTCGGCCCGGCCGAGATCGCCCTGGTGGTGGGGCTGAGCCCGAACGCGGTCAGCATCCGCCTGCACCGGGCACGGCAGAAGCTGAGGTCCATGCTGCCCGAGCACGAGCGGGCGCAGGCGGAAGTGGAGCGGCCATGA